A genomic window from Triticum urartu cultivar G1812 chromosome 7, Tu2.1, whole genome shotgun sequence includes:
- the LOC125521783 gene encoding chaperone protein dnaJ 8, chloroplastic-like: protein MATGGGVVLNLRVPSASAAPARRCGTASSSSVRCGSARGAAPARPAGGGLEEDHYRTLRLAPGATRGEVKRAFHRLALQYHPDVVRRDSCDNAQENSIDFERINAAYQRVMSNMREAEARLEYWRRRYGLADEDLDRYRRYLKDDDEDDWFSDF, encoded by the coding sequence ATGGCCACGGGAGGAGGAGTGGTGCTCAACCTGCGCGTACCGTCGGCATCAGCGGCGCCGGCGCGGCGGTGTGGGACGGCGTCGTCTTCGTCGGTGAGATGCGGGAGCGcgcgcggggcggcgccggcgaggccGGCGGGAGGGGGGCTGGAGGAGGACCACTACCGGACGCTGAGGCTGGCGCCGGGGGCCACCAGGGGCGAGGTCAAGAGGGCCTTCCATCGCCTCGCGCTGCAGTACCACCCGGACGTCGTGCGGCGAGACAGCTGCGACAACGCCCAAGAAAATAGCATCGACTTCGAGCGGATCAACGCGGCGTACCAGAGGGTGATGAGCAACATGCGGGAGGCGGAGGCGAGGCTCGAGTACTGGCGCCGCCGCTACGGCCTCGCCGACGAGGACCTCGACCGCTACCGCCGCTACCTCAAGGACGACGACGAGGATGACTGGTTCTCCGACTTCTGA